In Populus trichocarpa isolate Nisqually-1 chromosome 12, P.trichocarpa_v4.1, whole genome shotgun sequence, a genomic segment contains:
- the LOC7458035 gene encoding pantothenate kinase 2, which translates to MASLKEDPILGIDGIIIKEEFEIAKPVIDKLREDRPALETEGTVIKGESVIDKVIEEGSGGQGERDMVPPTSTSIHRSGSRPQLDLSKAAIEGNFEERDPTILLPNQSDDISHLALDIGGSLIKLVYFSRHQDRPTNDKRKKTVKERLGISNGNRRSYPILGGRLHFVKFETSKINECLDFISSKQLHRGGVDSHSWHSDTSSNGNAVIKATGGGAYKYADLLKERLGVSLDKEDEMDCLVAGANFLLKAIRHEAFTHMEGQKEFVQIDQNDMFPYLLVNIGSGVSMIKVDGDGKFERVSGTNVGGGTYWGLGRLLTKCKSFDELLELSQKGDNGTIDMLVGDIYGGMDYNKIGLSASTIASSFGKAISEKKELTNYRPEDISLSLLRMISYNIGQISYLNALRFGLKRIFFGGFFIRGHAYTMDTISFAVHFWSKGEAQAMFLRHEGFLGALGAFMSYEKHGLDDLMVHQLVERFPMGAPYTGGKIHGPPLGDLNEKISWMEKFVQKGTEITAPVPMASSGTTGLGGFEVPSSKGGTLRSDASALNVGVLHLVPTLEVFPQLADPKMYEPNTIDLADHSELEYWFTVLSDHLPDLVDKAVASEGGTDDSKRRGDAFAHAFSAHLARLMEEPAAYGKLGLANLLELREECLREFQFVDAYRSIKQRENEASLAVLPDLLVELDSMTEETRLLTLIEGVLAANIFDWGSRACVELYHKGTIIEIYRMSRNKMQRPWRVDDFDAFKERMLGSGDKKPCPHKRALLFVDNSGADVILGMLPLARELLRHGTEVVLVANSLPALNDVTAMELPDIVAEAAKHCDILRRAAEAGGLLVDAMINTSDGSKDNSSSVPLMVVENGCGSPCIDLRQVSSELAAAAKDADLIVLEGMGRALHTNFNARFKCEALKLAMVKNQRLAEKLIEGNLYDCVCRYEPAS; encoded by the exons ATGGCAAGTTTAAAAGAGGACCCAATTCTTGGAATTGACGGTATAATTATAAAGGAGGAGTTTGAGATTGCCAAGCCTGTGATTGACAAGCTGAGGGAGGACCGCCCAGCTCTTGAAACTGAAGGCACAGTAATAAAAGGGGAGTCTGTGATTGACAAGGTAATAGAGGAGGGGAGCGGTGGTCAAGGTGAGAGAGACATGGTTCCTCCCACTAGCACTTCTATCCACAGGTCTGGTTCCAGACCACAGCTGGACCTTAGCAAGGCTGCAATTGAAGGGAATTTTGAGGAGAGGGATCCTACAATTCTGTTGCCTAATCAATCTGATGATATATCCCATTTGGCTCTTGATATTGGAG GTTCTCTAATCAAGTTGGTGTATTTTTCAAGACACCAAGACCGGCCAACTAATGATAAGAGGAAGAAGACAGTGAAGGAGAGATTGGGAATTTCCAATGGTAATAGGAGAAGCTACCCCATTCTTGGAGGAAGACTTCATTTTGTTAAGTTTGAGACAAGCAAGATCAATGAGTGCTTGGACTTTATTTCTTCCAAGCAGCTTCATCGTGGTG GAGTGGATTCACATAGCTGGCATTCTGATACCTCATCCAATGGCAATGCTGTAATTAAg GCCACAGGTGGCGGGGCATACAAGTATGCAGACCTCTTAAAGGAAAGGCTTGGGGTTAGTCTTGACAAAGAAGATGAAATGGATTGTCTTGTGGCAGGAGCGAACTTTTTGCTTAAG GCTATTCGCCATGAAGCTTTCACACACATGGAGGGTCAGAAAGAGTTTGTGCAGATTGATCAGAATGATATGTTCCCTTATCTTCTCGTTAACATTGGATCTGGTGTTAGTATGATCAAG GTTGATGGGGATGGGAAGTTTGAACGAGTCAGTGGGACAAATGTTGGTGGTGGTACTTACTGGGGCTTGGGAAGGCTGTTAACCAAGTGCAAGAG TTTTGATGAGTTGCTAGAGCTGAGTCAAAAGGGTGATAATGGAACAATTGACATGCTGGTTGGTGATATTTATGGTGGTATGGATTATAACAAG ATTGGTCTGTCAGCATCAACCATCGCTTCTAGTTTTGGCAAGGCTATCTCTGAAAAGAAGGAACTTACAAACTACAGACCTGAAGATATTTCCCTGTCCCTCTTGCGAATGATTTCATATAACATTGGGCAG ATTTCATACCTGAATGCACTTCGATTTGGGCTTAAGAGAATCTTCTTTGGAGGGTTTTTCATTAGGGGTCATGCATATACAATGGATACAATTTCCTTTGCTGTTCACTTCTG GTCAAAAGGAGAGGCACAAGCAATGTTTTTGCGGCATGAAGGATTTCTGGGAGCTTTAGGTGCATTTATGAGCTATGAAAAGCATGGTCTTGATGACTTGATGGTTCATCAGTTAGTTGAAAGGTTCCCTATGGGTGCACCATATACTGGAGGAAAGATTCACGGTCCACCACTCGGGGATTTGAATGAGAAG ATTTCATGGATGGAAAAGTTTGTGCAGAAGGGAACTGAGATTACTGCTCCTGTACCAATGGCTTCATCTGGAACCACTGGGCTTGGTGGCTTTGAAGTTCCTTCATCCAAAGGTGGTACTCTACGTTCTGATGCCAGTGCATTAAATGTTGGTGTTCTGCATCTTGTACCCACACTGGAGGTGTTTCCACAATTGGCAGACCCAAAAAT GTATGAGCCTAACACTATCGACCTCGCAGATCACAGTGAATTAGA GTACTGGTTCACTGTGCTGTCTGACCATTTGCCAGATCTTGTTGATAAG GCAGTGGCTAGTGAAGGTGGAACGGATGATTCTAAAAGAAGAGGTGATGCTTTCGCTCATGCATTTTCTGCTCACTTGGCAAG GTTGATGGAGGAGCCTGCAGCATATGGGAAGTTAGGATTGGCCAATCTCTTGGAACTAAGGGAAGAGTGCTTGAGAGAATTCCAATTTGTGGACGCATATAGAAGCATAAAACAGAG AGAAAATGAGGCATCACTCGCTGTGTTACCTGACCTGTTGGTGGAGCTTGATAGCATGACAGAG GAGACACGATTGCTTACATTAATTGAGGGTGTTCTAGCTGCGAACATATTTGACTGGGGATCTCGTGCTTGTGTGGAACTCTATCACAAAGGAACAATCATAGAAATCTATAGAATGAGTCGCAATAAAATGCAAAGACCTTGGCGG GTGGATGACTTTGATGCATTCAAAGAAAGAATGTTGGGGTCTGGAGATAAGAAGCCTTGCCCTCATAAGCGAGCTTTACTTTTTGTGGACAACTCAGGTGCTGATGTTATTTTAGGGATGCTTCCCCTAGCACGGGAACTCCTCCGTCATGGAACTGAG GTTGTTTTGGTTGCAAACTCCCTTCCAGCACTAAATGATGTAACAGCTATGGAGCTTCCTGACATTGTCGCTGAGGCTGCAAAG CATTGTGACATTCTTCGCAGAGCTGCTGAAGCAGGTGGCCTACTTGTTGATGCAATGATAAACACTTCAGATGGTTCTAAAGATAATTCCTCCTCAGTTCCCTTGATGGTTGTTGAGAATGGGTGTGGGAGTCcgtgcattgatttgaggcaggTCAGCTCTGAGCTTGCTGCCGCTGCAAAGGATGCTGATTTG ATTGTATTGGAAGGGATGGGTAGAGCTCTTCACACGAATTTCAATGCTCGGTTTAAATGTGAGGCTTTGAAG CTTGCAATGGTGAAGAATCAGAGGCTGGCAGAAAAATTGATCGAAGGAAATTTATACGACTGTGTCTGCAGATATGAACCAGCCAGTTGA